DNA sequence from the Arthrobacter jinronghuae genome:
GCCGCCCAGCCCTCCCCGACCAGGGAGGCGTCCACGCCTGCCACCAGGTCGCCCAGCCGCGGTCCGCCGGCCACCACCACCACGAACACACCCTGCAGCCTGCCGCGCATGGCGTCCGGGGTGGCGGACTGCAGGATCGTGGACCGGAAGACACCGCTGATGGAATCGGCTATCCCGGCACAGGCCATCGCGAGCGCCGCGGGAATGAGCCACCGGGAGGGGACCGCGCCGTCGTTGGAGCCGGCCAGCACCACCACGACGCCGAACGCCGTCACCGACAGGCCCCAGGCCGCTACGGACCAGAGCACGGCCAGGCCCTGCCGGCGCACCAGCCCGAGCGGCCCGGAAAACAAGCCGGCGAGGAAGGCGCCCACGGCGGTGGCCGCCAGCAGCACCCCCACGGTGGTGGCGCCGCCGCCGAGCATCAGCGCCCCGATCGCCGGGAGCAGCGCACGGGGCTGGGCAAACACCATGGCGCACAGGTCCACCACGAAAGTCATGCGGATGTTGGGACGGGTGCCCAGGAACCGGAACCCCTCCAGCACGGAGCCCAGCCCCGCCTTCTGCACCTTGCCCACCGGCGGCATGGGCGCCAGCCGGTACAGCGCCCACATGGCGGCGGTGAAGGTGACGACGTCGATGGTGTAGGTCCAGCCGTAACCCACCCGGGCCACCAGCACTCCGGCCAGCAGGGGCCCGGCAGTCATGGCCAGACCGAAGGTCATCATGCTCAGCGCATTGGCGGCGGGCAGCAGTTCGGGACGGACCAGGCGGGGGATGATGGCGCTGCGCGCCGGCTGGTTCAGCCCGCCCGCCCCTGCATTGACGGCCACGAGGAAGTACAGCAGCCAGACGTTGCCGACCCCGGCCCAGGCCTGGGCTGCTATCCCGATCGTGCTGAGCCAGAGCAGGCCCGACGAGAACAGTGCAACCTTGCGCCGGTCATACGCGTCCACCACCGATCCGCCGTACAGCCCGGCCAGGACCAGGGGCACCAGGCCCACCAGCCCGAGCAGCCCGACGTTGAAGCTGGATTTCGTCAGCTCGTAGACCTCCAGGCTGACCGCCACGAGGGTGAGCTGGGTTCCGACGGCGGAGAGCGCGGTTCCGGTCCAGAGCCGGCGGAATTCGGGGCTTTCGCGCAGGGGCGTGAGGTCAGCGAGCAGTCTTGGCACCAGAGCAGTCTAGGGGCCTGCCGGGCCGGTTCCGGCGCACCACACGCGCACCCTAATAGAAAGCATGCTTAGGATAAGACGAAACCGATTTCCCCGCACCCTGCCGAAGGAGTAACCGCTGTGTTTACCCGCAACGTTGCCGAAGGAATCCACCGCATTGAGCATGCCCACGTGAATGTCTACCTGGTCGAGGACGACGACGGCGTGGCGGTGATCGACGCCGGCCTGCCGGGAATGTGGCCGCACCTTACCGGCGCGCTGGACGAGTTGGGCTACGGCGCCGGCGATGTCCGGGCGCTGGTGCTGACACACGCGCATTTCGACCACGTGGGCACTGCCGCACGGCTGCGGCAGGAGTACCGCACGCCCATCCTGGTGCACGACGCCGACCGGTACATTGCCGCGCACCCCTACCGCTACCGGCACGAGACCAACCGGTTCCTGTATCCGCTGCGCTATCCCAAGTCGGTTCCCGTCCTGGGCGCGATGACCCTCGCCGGGGCACTGAACGTGCGCGGCGTGACCGACCTGCACAGCCTTACCCCGAAATCCGGGGACGCACTGCCGGGCAGGCCACGGATCCTGTACACGCCCGGGCATACCGCCGGCCACGTGGCCCTGCACTATCCGGACCGCGGGGCCCTGATCAGCGGCGATTCGCTGGTCACCCTCGATCCCTACACCGGCGCCAAGGGGCCGCAGATCGTTTCGGGTGCCGCCACCGCTGACAGTGCCCAGGCGCTCGCCTCCCTCTCCCTGCTGGCGGAGACCGATGCTCCCCTGCTGCTCACCGGGCACGGGGAGCCGTGGCGGGACGGCTCGGCGGCGGCCGTGGAACAGGCTCTGGCCCGCGGCGCGTCCTAGCCCTGTTCGCCGCTCCGGGACGCGGCGTCGTCCAGGTCCTGCGCCAGGACCTCCAGTAGCCGGGAATCCCCGATGGGGCGGAAATGCCCCATGGTTTCCAGTTGGATGTTCCGCGCCCCGGTTAGGTGGCTCCCGGCCGGGATATGCGGATCAAAGCTGCTGTACACCGAAGTGATCCGGGCGTTTACGTCCTCGTTGCGCAGGAGCTTCTGCAGGAACGGGTCCCGGGGCGAGAAGGCGCGGATCGCCGCGAGCGGAAACAGGTTGGCATAGACCGAGCCGGAGAAGGGCGTGTTGACGGCGATCATGCGGTCCACCCGCGCGCCGCCGTCGGGGAGGGTCATCAGGTGCTTGCCGATCAGCCCGCCCTTGCTGTGTGCCAGCACCAGGACGCCCTGCAGGTTCGCCTCCGCCAGGTATCGTTCCACCAGCACCGCCATGTCCTCGATGGAGCCGCGGTTGTAGCCCAGCGGCGCCACGGTGTGCACCGGATGGCCCCTCTCATAGAGGTAGTCGGCCAGCGGGCGCAGGAACTGCCAGTTTTCGTAGACGCCGGGGATCAGCACCACCGGAGCCCGCACCGCACCCTCCGGATGCAGATACGCCGCCGGGTCCCGGCGGAAGATGAAGCCGTGCACCTGCCAGTACGCCACGTATAGATAATCCGAGGCCCAGCCCCGCGCCTGCCGCGCCCACCGGAAGATCCGTCCCTGCCGGCGCGGACGGACACCGGGGCGTGGAGACGTCACTGGACGGCGGCCGCCGTGCGCATCAGCTCGGCGGTTTCCTTCGGGCGGGTGTACATCACCACGTGCGGCTGGCCGGGGATTTCCGCCGTCACCGCGCCCGGCCGGGCAAGGGCCAGCCGGGCCAGCCAGTCGGCGCGCACCACGGGGTCCTTCCCGCCGCGCACCAGCAGGACCGGAGGCTTTACCTCGCCGATCCGCTCCTCGAGGCGGTGGCGGATCATCACGGGCAGCGTGGACAAGTACCAGCGGGGACCGGCACGCAGGTAGTCGGTGACCAGGATGTAATTGACGGCCGGAGGTTCGCCCATGCAGTCCTGCATCAGCCGCAGTGCCTGCAGCGGGGCGGAGCGCTCGGCGTCGTTGATGGTCGGCCCCAGCAGGACCACTGACGAGGCCGCGTCCGGGGCGGCGAGCGCCATCTCCACCACTACCTGGCAACCCATGGAATGGCCCACCCACTGGGCGCCGCGGATGCCGGCGGTATCGAGCGCCTCTGCGGCGATGCGTCCGAACTCTTCCATCTGCAGCTGCCTGCGCGGCTTCGGGGTGGAGCCGAAACCGGGCAGCTCGAGGGTATGGACGATGGAGTTGCGGGCCAGTTCCCAGATCAGCGGGCGGTAGTACCGCTCCGAGGCGCCGATCCCGTGCACCAGGACCACCTCGGTGCGGGTTTCGGTCCAGTCTGGTGTTCCGGCGTCGTCAAAGCGGCGGTAGGTGCGGATATCCACGTGCGTGTCCCCTACCGTGACGCGCTGGAATCCCGTTCGAGCTTCTGCTGCAGGCACTGTGCCTCTGCTTCCTGTTTCGTCGAGACGCTTGTCGGGACGCTTTAAGGCCAGCGTACCGGCGCCGGAGCAGGTTAGGCGATCCTTATTATGAATAATTCAAAATAAGGCTAGGATGTTGGACATGACCACAAACGCAGCTGCAGAGGAAACCACCGCCAGGTGGTCCGACGAGCTGCGCTCCCACGGCCGCCGCGTCACCAAGCAGCGCCTTGCCGTGCTGCGTGCTGTTGACACCGCACCGCACTCGGTAGCGGACGACGTCGCGGCCAGCGTGCGTCAGGAACTTCCGGACATTTCCCTGCAGTCCGTCTATGTGGTCCTGGCGGACCTCACCGAAACCGGCCTGCTGCGGAAGATCGAAACCCCCGATTCTCCGGCCCGGTACGAGACCCGCGTGAATGACAACCACCATCACGCGATCTGCACCGGATGCGGGCGGATCGAGGACGTGGACTGCGCCGTCGGCCACGCTCCCTGCCTCACCCCCGGAAACACACACGGTATGACCATCCAGATTGCGGATGTGCTCTACCGCGGGATCTGCACAGACTGCGCCGCCGCAGCCTCGTAGCACGCACCCAAAGCCTTTCCTCCCTTTTGTCAGCACCAGAGAAAGAACCAGTATGTCCAACTTCACCACCACGCAGACCGGCACCCCGGTTGCCAGCGACGCACACTCGCTGAGCACCGGCGCCGACGGCGCCATTGCCCTTCACGACCGTTACCTGGTCGAGAAGCTGGCGCAGTTCAACCGGGAGCGCATTCCGGAGCGCATCGTGCACGCCAAGGGCGGCGGCGCATTCGGTGAGTTCGTTGTCACCGAGGATGTCTCCAAGTACACGCGTGCCGCTGTTTTCCAGCCCGGCACCACCACCGAAACCGTCCAGCGGTTCTCCTCGGTTGCCGGTGAAATGGGTTCCCCCGACACCTGGCGCGACGTACGCGGTTTCGCGCTGCGTTTCTACACCACCGAGGGCAACTACGACATCGTCGGTAACAACACTCCGGTGTTCTTCATCCGCGACGGCATCAAGTTCCCGGACTTCATCCACTCGCAGAAGCGCCTGCCGGGCTCCGGCCTGCGCGATGCGGACATGCAGTGGGACTTCTGGACCAACTCCCCCGAGTCCGCACACCAGGTCACGTACCTGATGGGCGACCGCGGCCTGCCGACCTCGTGGCGTGAAATGCCCGGCTTCGGCTCGCACACCTACCAGTGGATCAACGCCGCCGGCGAACGCTTCTGGGTGAAGTACCACTTCACGTCCAACCAGGGCAACCACGAAATTACCGGTGCCGAGGCCGAGAAGATTGCCGGCGCCGACGCCGACTACTACCGCCGCGACCTGTACGAGGCCATCGAGGCCGGCAACTTCCCGTCCTGGGACCTGCACGTGCAGGTCATGCCGTACGAAGATGCCAAGACATACCGGTTCAACCCGTTCGACCTGACCAAGGTCTGGCCGCACGCGGACTACCCGCTGATCAAGGTGGGTACCCACACCCTGAACCGCAACCCGGAGAACTTCTTCGCGCAGATCGAACAGGTTGCCCTGTCCCCCGCGAACCTGGTTCCCGGCATCGACGCCAGCCCGGACAAGATGCTGATGGCCCGCATCTTCTCCTACCCGGATGCCCAGCGTTACCGCATCGGCGCCAACTACAACCAGCTGCCGGTCAACGCGCCGAAGGCTCCGGTTAACAACTACTCGCAGGACGGCGCCATGCGCTTCTCCTACAACTCCCCGGAGACTCCGGTCTACGCTCCGAACACGCTGGGCGGCCCCGCGGCCGACGCAGCGCTGGCCGGTGCGGGAAGCTGGGAGAACGACGGCGCCCTGGTGCGTTCCGCTGCGACCCTGCACTCCGAGGACAGCGACTTCGGCCAGGCCGGCACGCTGTACCGCGAGGTTTTCGACGACGCCGCCAAGCAGCGTTTCCTGGAAACCATCACCGGCGCCATCTCCGGCGTGAAGCGTCCGCACATCCGCGAAGCTGCGATCCAGTACTGGACCAACGTTGACGCGGTCCTGGGCGAGAAGCTGCGCCTTTCCCTGGCACAGGGCGAGACCACGGCCAACGAAAAGGCCGAGTTCGTGGGCGTTGCTGAGTAATTCCAGCACCCGCTAAACCAGCAGTAACCAGCAGCGGCCGGTCCCTTCGGGGGCCGGCCGCTGCTGTATGTCCTGCCTCCTACCGGGTAGGCCAGTACCAGATGATCAGCAGCGTCACCAGGAAACCGGTGAGGAAGTTCAGCTTCAGGAACCGTTTCCAGCCGGCGTTCGCACTGCCCGACCCGGCGTCGGTGATGCGCAGGAACGGAACCAGGTTCAGGATGTAGGGCAGTGCCAGCAGCCCGCCCAGCATCGCCGGCCAGGGAGTCAGCAGCATCAGCAGGCCGGCCGCCAGATAGGCAGCGGCGGCGAGCACCACCACCGGCCGCGCCCCCAGCACCGTGGCAATGGATCCGATGCCGGCCTCGCGGTCCGGCACCACGTCCTGCACCGCGCCGAAGGCCTGGCTCGCCATGCCCCAGAGGAAGAACGCCCCCAGCACCGCCCAAAGCCCCGGCGTGAATACCGCACCGGCCAGGACCAGCCCGTACACGGCAGGGCTGACGAAGTGGGTGCTCGACGTCATCGAATCCAGGAAGGGGCGTTCCTTGAACCGCAGCCCGGGTGCACTGTAGGCGATCACTGCAAAGACGCTCACGCCCAGCACGAGCCAGGACAGCGGGCTTCCGAGCAGGACCAGGGCGGCGAGGAACGGCACGTTCGTGAGAACCGCTGCCCACAGCGTAGTGCGGTGGAAGCCTCGGTCCAGGACGGCGCCTTCCACTCCGCCCTTGCGCGGATTATGCAGGTCCGACTCGTAGTCGAAAACGTCATTGATGCCGTACATCGCCAGGTTGTAGGGAACCAGGAAGTACAGGGTTCCGATCACCCAGGTCAGGTCGATCCGCCCGGTGGTGAGCAGATACGCCGCGGCGAAGGGATACGCCGTGTTCACCCAGGAGAGCGGCCGCGAGGACACCAGCAGCATGCGCAGGGTTCCCCTGGTTCCGGTGGCGGCGGTGCTCACGGCGTTTCCTTAGTGTCCGGCTTGGCGCCTCCCGGGGCGGGGGCACGTCCGGGCAGCAGCACCCAGAGCGCCGGCAGCAGCAGGACGGCCGCCAGGGGGTAGGCAAAATCCTCCAGCGGCGCGGCGCCGGCAAAGGCACCGGAAATGCGGTCCTCGTTGTACCAGAAGAGGCCCACCCGGATCATGAGGTTGTCGAAGACAGCAGTCAGGACCAGCAGGACGACGGCGGTAACGGCCGCCGCGGCTGCAAAGTACCGCGGGCGGTTCCGACGCAGCAGGGCTGCTGCGCAGATCAGCGCCGCCGGAACGAGGAAGAAGGCATTGAGGGTCCAGTAGGTCACGGCTGCGTCCTTTCCGCCGGCCTGCGGCCCGGGTGTTCGCTGGCCTGTTCCGTGGTTTGGGTTCGTTTCGCTGCCCGTTCCCCTGTTCGTTCCCCGGTTCGTTCCGCGGTTCGTTCCGCAAGCAGCCGCACCAGACCGAAGACCACCATGGTCAGGTAGCAAAGGAAGGCCAGGAAAAAGATCTCCTCCACGGGCAGGTGCGGTGCCAAAGTCAGGCCGAGCATAAACGGGGTCTCGCCGCGGTAGAAGATGTCGGAGCCGATGCCGGCCAGGTCCCAGCCGGTGAAGAACAGCAGTCCGATCGCCAGTACTACGGCTGCCCGCCGTGCGTTGGCGAAGAAGAACAGCCGGAACCGGTGATCCAGCAGCACCATGCAGCCCAGCGACAGCAGCAGGAAAAGCAGGTAGAGGACGCCCATTACGTTCCCGCCTCTGCCGACGGCTGCGGGGCCGGGGGCTCCCCTCCCGGCAGTTGGCTCGATGACACCTGTGCCGCCCACGGTGCGGGCTCCGGCAGGGCCTCGGTGCCCGTTTCCCCGCGCAGCCGCTTGAGCACGAGCTCCGCACTTATCAGGCACATAGGCAGGCCGATGCCCGGCAGGGTGGACCCGCCGGCGTACAGCAGCCCCTCCACCTTCCGGCTGGCGTTCGTTCCGCGGAAGAACGCGCTTTGCTTCAGGATGTGCGCCGGTCCCAGCAGGGTTCCCCGCCAGGAATTGAGGTCGGCGACAAAGTCCTGCGGGCCCACGGTTCGGCGGATAATGATGCGCTCGGCCAGGTCGGGTATTCCGGCCCAGGACGAGAGCTGCTCGATGACGGCGTCGGCCATCTTCTCGATCCGGGGATCCCCGGCGCCGTCAATCCCTCCGGCTCCCAGCGACGGATCCGAAGGCACCGGCACCAGGACAAACAGGTTTTCGTGTCCTTCCGGCGCGGCATCGGGGTCCGTCGCGCTTGGACGGCAGACGTACAGCGAGGCCGGATCCGGCACGGAGGTCTCCTGGCCGAAAATCTTTTGGAAGTTGGCTTCCCAGTCCCGGGTGAACAGCAGGGTGTGGTGTTCCAGCTGCGGCAGCTGCCCCTGCACGCCGAGATGGAGCAGCAGCCCGCCGGGACCGGGGACCCGGTGCTCCCAGTATTCCTCCGGATAGGTCTGCAGTGCCCGGGGCAGGAGGGCGGTCTCCGTATGGTGCAGATCCGCTGCGGAAACCACCAGGTCCGCGTCCAGCGACACCAGTGAGCCGGCGGCATCCCGGTACTCCACGCCCACGGCCCGGGGTTTGCGGCGGGGGAAGCGGGGCCGTCCGCTCTTGGCGGCGGCCGGAGCGGAAGTACGGATCCGGGTGACCTCGGCCCCGGTGATGACCCGGCTGCCCTCGGCCCGCGCCAGGTCGGAAATGACCGAAACTATCCGGTGGAAGCCGCCCATGGGATAAAGCACCCCGTCGGCCAGGTCCAGCCGGCTCATCAGGTGGTACATGCTGGGCGTGGTGAACGGCGAGGAGCCCAGGAAAACGGCCGGGTAGCCCAGGATCTGCCGGATCCGGGGATCCGTGAAACGCCGGGCAACGAAGGTGCTCAGCGGTTCCAGCAGCAGCCTGGCGAGCCGGGGGCCGCTGCGCAGGACATCAGGGCGCAGCAGCGGCAGGAACGAGGCGAACGTTGTATACAGGAACCGTTTCTTGGCCATGGCGTAGACCTCCTCGGCGGACTCGAGGTATTCCTCGAGCCGGGCTCCGGCACCGGGTTCCAGCGACTCGAACAACGCGATGTTGCCGTCCCGGGTGGCGGCCACGTCCACCGGTTCGGCGGTGTCCTCGAAGAGCACCCGGTACCCCGGATCCAGCCGGACCAGCTCCAACTGTTCCGCAGCGGAGGTGCCCAGCAGCCTAAAGAAGTGGTCGAAGACCTCGGGCATGAGGTACCAGGACGGTCCCGTGTCAAAGCGGAAGCCTCCGGTCTCCCAGCTGCCGGCCCGTCCCCCAGTCTCCGGCTGCTTCTCCAGCACCGTGACCTCCAGGCCTTCCCGCGACAGCAGTGCCGCGGTGGCCAGTCCGGTAATTCCGCCGCCGATCACGACGGCGGTGCGCGGACGCATACTCATGGTTGCCTTTCGTTTCCCGGGACAGCTGGGTTTTCGCCGTGGTGCCGGAGCCCGGCAGGACCGGCGACTCGGCGGGTCAGGACCGCACGCGCTGCGATGCGGACCTTCACTGGGTTCGGTACCCGCACCCTGGAGGTGCGCAGCTGTTCGGCGGGTGTGTTCCGGAGCCGGCGGGCCAATTCACCGAACAGGTCCTGGGCCAGCGCGACGGCGGCCCTGCAGTTTGCCGGGAGTTCCGCCACCGCGGCACCCGAAACCAGCAGATCAGCATCAATCCCGTCCAGGATCCGGTGCTTGTCCGCTTCGCTGAACGCTGCCACAGTGACGCCGGGGAAATAGCTGCGTCCCAGGGCCTCGAAGTCCTGGGCGAGATCCCGCAGGAAGTTAACCTTCTGGAAGGCCGCCCCCAGGCGTTGGGCGCCCTCACGCAGCCGCTTGGCCTGGTCATCGGGCAGCGGAACTCCGTCGAGGAAACACTGCAGGCACATCAGCCCGATCACTTCGGCGGAGCCGTAGACGTACTCGTTGAAGCTGGCTTCAGTGTGTTCCACCTGGTCCAGGTCTGCCCGCATCGAGGCGAAGAACGGACGGGTGAGATCCGTCCCGATGCCGGCTTCCCTCGCTGTCAGCGCGAACGCATGGACCACCAGATTGACGCTGTAGCCCGTGTGCAGGGCACGTTCCGTGTCCGCCTCCAGCTCGTCAAGCAACCCGCCGATCTCCGTGCGGGGCACCAGTGCGGCCGCCGCCACGCCGTCGACAATCTCGTCCGCCAGCCGGACCAGCGCGTAGACGGTTTCAATCTGCAGGCGCGTCCGGGCCGGCAACAGCCGGGAGGCCAGCCCGAACGACGTCGAATAGGACCGGATCAGCACGGCCGACGTCCTGCGCGCAACGGCGTTATAGAGGGACAGGCCCTGCTCAGGTGCCACGGACTACCGTCCCCGGTTCACGGCGTCGTCGACCACTGTCGACAGTGCGGCGCGCAGCCCGGGGGTGACCGCAGGGCAGTCCAGGTGTTGGCGCGCCCGGTCCGCATATTCGCGCACCAGCTGCTGCGCATGGTCCCGGGCACCGGAGGAGACGAGCAGTTCCCGGGCGCGGGCGGCATCGCGGGCGGTCAGCTCGGAGTTCCCGATCAGGCCCGAGAGTTCCGCCCATTCCGGTTTCCGTGCAACATAGGAGACCAGCACCGTGCGCTTTCCCTCGCGCAGGTCCGAAAAACTGGACTTGCCCGTGGTGCTCTCCGTGCCGAACACCCCCAGCAGGTCATCCACCACCTGGTAGGCAATCCCGATGTCCCGGCCGAAGAGGCCGAGGGTCGTCACGACGTCGTTCGATGCCCCGGCCAGTACCGCTCCGGCCTGCAGCGGTGCTTCGAAGGAGTAGACAGCGGTCTTGAGCCGCTCCATGTGCAGGATCTCGGCGATGGGCGGAGCGTCCGGGTGGAAGGAAAGGTCTACGTCGATCAGCTCTCCGCCGGCGGACGCGAAGACGGCGTCGTCCAGGATCTCGGCCAGCCGCTCCCGGACGTCCGTGTCCACCTCGGCACTGCCCAGCAGGCGGAAAGCACCGGTCAGCGCCAGGTCCCCCGCGATGACCCCGGCGGAGA
Encoded proteins:
- a CDS encoding prenyltransferase, with protein sequence MLLVSSRPLSWVNTAYPFAAAYLLTTGRIDLTWVIGTLYFLVPYNLAMYGINDVFDYESDLHNPRKGGVEGAVLDRGFHRTTLWAAVLTNVPFLAALVLLGSPLSWLVLGVSVFAVIAYSAPGLRFKERPFLDSMTSSTHFVSPAVYGLVLAGAVFTPGLWAVLGAFFLWGMASQAFGAVQDVVPDREAGIGSIATVLGARPVVVLAAAAYLAAGLLMLLTPWPAMLGGLLALPYILNLVPFLRITDAGSGSANAGWKRFLKLNFLTGFLVTLLIIWYWPTR
- a CDS encoding MBL fold metallo-hydrolase, translating into MFTRNVAEGIHRIEHAHVNVYLVEDDDGVAVIDAGLPGMWPHLTGALDELGYGAGDVRALVLTHAHFDHVGTAARLRQEYRTPILVHDADRYIAAHPYRYRHETNRFLYPLRYPKSVPVLGAMTLAGALNVRGVTDLHSLTPKSGDALPGRPRILYTPGHTAGHVALHYPDRGALISGDSLVTLDPYTGAKGPQIVSGAATADSAQALASLSLLAETDAPLLLTGHGEPWRDGSAAAVEQALARGAS
- a CDS encoding lycopene cyclase domain-containing protein gives rise to the protein MTYWTLNAFFLVPAALICAAALLRRNRPRYFAAAAAVTAVVLLVLTAVFDNLMIRVGLFWYNEDRISGAFAGAAPLEDFAYPLAAVLLLPALWVLLPGRAPAPGGAKPDTKETP
- a CDS encoding catalase, translating into MSNFTTTQTGTPVASDAHSLSTGADGAIALHDRYLVEKLAQFNRERIPERIVHAKGGGAFGEFVVTEDVSKYTRAAVFQPGTTTETVQRFSSVAGEMGSPDTWRDVRGFALRFYTTEGNYDIVGNNTPVFFIRDGIKFPDFIHSQKRLPGSGLRDADMQWDFWTNSPESAHQVTYLMGDRGLPTSWREMPGFGSHTYQWINAAGERFWVKYHFTSNQGNHEITGAEAEKIAGADADYYRRDLYEAIEAGNFPSWDLHVQVMPYEDAKTYRFNPFDLTKVWPHADYPLIKVGTHTLNRNPENFFAQIEQVALSPANLVPGIDASPDKMLMARIFSYPDAQRYRIGANYNQLPVNAPKAPVNNYSQDGAMRFSYNSPETPVYAPNTLGGPAADAALAGAGSWENDGALVRSAATLHSEDSDFGQAGTLYREVFDDAAKQRFLETITGAISGVKRPHIREAAIQYWTNVDAVLGEKLRLSLAQGETTANEKAEFVGVAE
- a CDS encoding lycopene cyclase domain-containing protein; its protein translation is MGVLYLLFLLLSLGCMVLLDHRFRLFFFANARRAAVVLAIGLLFFTGWDLAGIGSDIFYRGETPFMLGLTLAPHLPVEEIFFLAFLCYLTMVVFGLVRLLAERTAERTGERTGERAAKRTQTTEQASEHPGRRPAERTQP
- a CDS encoding Fur family transcriptional regulator, giving the protein MTTNAAAEETTARWSDELRSHGRRVTKQRLAVLRAVDTAPHSVADDVAASVRQELPDISLQSVYVVLADLTETGLLRKIETPDSPARYETRVNDNHHHAICTGCGRIEDVDCAVGHAPCLTPGNTHGMTIQIADVLYRGICTDCAAAAS
- a CDS encoding alpha/beta fold hydrolase, which gives rise to MPAAEARTGFQRVTVGDTHVDIRTYRRFDDAGTPDWTETRTEVVLVHGIGASERYYRPLIWELARNSIVHTLELPGFGSTPKPRRQLQMEEFGRIAAEALDTAGIRGAQWVGHSMGCQVVVEMALAAPDAASSVVLLGPTINDAERSAPLQALRLMQDCMGEPPAVNYILVTDYLRAGPRWYLSTLPVMIRHRLEERIGEVKPPVLLVRGGKDPVVRADWLARLALARPGAVTAEIPGQPHVVMYTRPKETAELMRTAAAVQ
- the crtI gene encoding phytoene desaturase family protein, which encodes MRPRTAVVIGGGITGLATAALLSREGLEVTVLEKQPETGGRAGSWETGGFRFDTGPSWYLMPEVFDHFFRLLGTSAAEQLELVRLDPGYRVLFEDTAEPVDVAATRDGNIALFESLEPGAGARLEEYLESAEEVYAMAKKRFLYTTFASFLPLLRPDVLRSGPRLARLLLEPLSTFVARRFTDPRIRQILGYPAVFLGSSPFTTPSMYHLMSRLDLADGVLYPMGGFHRIVSVISDLARAEGSRVITGAEVTRIRTSAPAAAKSGRPRFPRRKPRAVGVEYRDAAGSLVSLDADLVVSAADLHHTETALLPRALQTYPEEYWEHRVPGPGGLLLHLGVQGQLPQLEHHTLLFTRDWEANFQKIFGQETSVPDPASLYVCRPSATDPDAAPEGHENLFVLVPVPSDPSLGAGGIDGAGDPRIEKMADAVIEQLSSWAGIPDLAERIIIRRTVGPQDFVADLNSWRGTLLGPAHILKQSAFFRGTNASRKVEGLLYAGGSTLPGIGLPMCLISAELVLKRLRGETGTEALPEPAPWAAQVSSSQLPGGEPPAPQPSAEAGT
- a CDS encoding MFS transporter; amino-acid sequence: MPRLLADLTPLRESPEFRRLWTGTALSAVGTQLTLVAVSLEVYELTKSSFNVGLLGLVGLVPLVLAGLYGGSVVDAYDRRKVALFSSGLLWLSTIGIAAQAWAGVGNVWLLYFLVAVNAGAGGLNQPARSAIIPRLVRPELLPAANALSMMTFGLAMTAGPLLAGVLVARVGYGWTYTIDVVTFTAAMWALYRLAPMPPVGKVQKAGLGSVLEGFRFLGTRPNIRMTFVVDLCAMVFAQPRALLPAIGALMLGGGATTVGVLLAATAVGAFLAGLFSGPLGLVRRQGLAVLWSVAAWGLSVTAFGVVVVLAGSNDGAVPSRWLIPAALAMACAGIADSISGVFRSTILQSATPDAMRGRLQGVFVVVVAGGPRLGDLVAGVDASLVGEGWAAVLGGLICLALVVVLARSQPRFARYDAQHPEP
- a CDS encoding esterase/lipase family protein, whose translation is MTSPRPGVRPRRQGRIFRWARQARGWASDYLYVAYWQVHGFIFRRDPAAYLHPEGAVRAPVVLIPGVYENWQFLRPLADYLYERGHPVHTVAPLGYNRGSIEDMAVLVERYLAEANLQGVLVLAHSKGGLIGKHLMTLPDGGARVDRMIAVNTPFSGSVYANLFPLAAIRAFSPRDPFLQKLLRNEDVNARITSVYSSFDPHIPAGSHLTGARNIQLETMGHFRPIGDSRLLEVLAQDLDDAASRSGEQG
- a CDS encoding phytoene/squalene synthase family protein, producing MAPEQGLSLYNAVARRTSAVLIRSYSTSFGLASRLLPARTRLQIETVYALVRLADEIVDGVAAAALVPRTEIGGLLDELEADTERALHTGYSVNLVVHAFALTAREAGIGTDLTRPFFASMRADLDQVEHTEASFNEYVYGSAEVIGLMCLQCFLDGVPLPDDQAKRLREGAQRLGAAFQKVNFLRDLAQDFEALGRSYFPGVTVAAFSEADKHRILDGIDADLLVSGAAVAELPANCRAAVALAQDLFGELARRLRNTPAEQLRTSRVRVPNPVKVRIAARAVLTRRVAGPAGLRHHGENPAVPGNERQP